From Mycolicibacterium nivoides, a single genomic window includes:
- a CDS encoding helix-turn-helix domain-containing protein, whose amino-acid sequence MTVEDQPNGRDRLRELLDAVVDDDNSGVGDMARSSYASEFHFSREVRRLTGEPPAALRRRVMLERAAWRLQQGAGVAEVAETEGWSSAEVFSRAFRRAFGVPPSRADDVGFRLTAPNGVHFHPPQSLWCDADPGEAAGPDIAQFMLVHDVADTDYLIGTAAELSEQQWGREISPGQVVLDWDGPEPSVAAVLGAIVWTKEVWLATIEGRDFPSRTTTGEATAGQLAAHHRVIGKRWTTLISEYSAAGRLGDTVIDALCDPPESFQLYGIIAHVLTYSAHRRALVRGMLARHGVQVDRGDPLEWMRKD is encoded by the coding sequence GTGACCGTGGAGGACCAACCGAACGGCCGTGACCGGCTACGCGAACTGCTCGACGCAGTCGTCGACGACGACAACTCGGGCGTCGGCGACATGGCCCGCAGCAGTTATGCCTCGGAGTTTCACTTCTCCCGCGAGGTGCGCCGGCTCACGGGGGAACCACCCGCGGCGCTGCGCCGGCGGGTCATGCTCGAGCGTGCGGCCTGGCGGTTGCAGCAGGGGGCCGGGGTGGCCGAGGTGGCCGAGACCGAAGGGTGGTCGTCGGCCGAGGTGTTCTCCCGGGCGTTCCGCCGCGCCTTCGGGGTGCCGCCGTCTCGCGCCGACGATGTCGGATTCCGGTTGACCGCTCCCAACGGAGTGCACTTCCATCCGCCGCAGTCGTTGTGGTGCGATGCCGACCCGGGCGAGGCCGCCGGCCCGGATATCGCCCAGTTCATGCTTGTGCACGATGTCGCCGACACCGACTACCTGATCGGTACCGCCGCCGAGCTTTCCGAACAGCAATGGGGCCGGGAGATCTCACCGGGCCAGGTGGTACTGGACTGGGACGGACCGGAACCCAGCGTCGCGGCGGTACTCGGCGCGATCGTGTGGACCAAGGAGGTCTGGCTGGCGACCATCGAGGGCCGGGATTTCCCCTCGCGTACGACGACCGGCGAGGCGACGGCCGGGCAGCTCGCGGCGCACCATCGTGTCATCGGAAAGCGCTGGACCACACTGATATCCGAATACTCGGCCGCGGGGCGACTGGGCGACACTGTGATCGATGCGCTGTGCGATCCGCCGGAATCCTTCCAGCTGTACGGGATCATCGCGCACGTGCTCACCTATTCGGCGCATCGGCGGGCACTCGTGCGGGGAATGTTGGCCCGACATGGTGTCCAGGTCGACCGGGGTGACCCACTGGAATGGATGAGGAAGGACTGA
- the fadD12 gene encoding acyl-CoA ligase FadD12: MRRAGIITAMRPDKYLRIAAAMARENMSVTSGFAASAQRCPNRPGLVDELGTLTWQQVDQQADALAAGLQALPDGEPKVLGIMARNHRGFVLSLIAANRIGADVLLLNTSFAAPAMAEVINRESVDAVIYDEEFTDTVDRALSDRPTAARIVAWTDTHAHDVTVAKLVEQHRGEEPRRAEEKSKVILLTSGTTGTPKGAKHSGGGPEVLKSILDRTPWHTEERVVIVAPMFHAWGFSQLAFAASMACTIVTRRKFDPEATLELVDRHRAKGLCVVPVMFDRIMELPENVLNRYDGRTLRFAAASGSRMRPDVVIAFMDRFGDIIYNNYNATEAGMIATATPADLRAAPDTAGRPAEGTEIRILDTEFRQVPTGEVGTIYVRNSTQFDGYTSGTTKDFHEGFMSSGDVGYLDQAGRLFVVGRDDEMIVSGGENVYPIEVEKVLAGHPDVAEAAVIGADDAQYGQRLVAFVVLSGAVTPDELKAYVRENLANYKVPREITVLAELPRNSTGKIDRRQLQEKVNG, translated from the coding sequence ATGCGCCGGGCCGGAATCATCACGGCGATGCGCCCGGACAAATACCTGCGCATCGCCGCCGCCATGGCGCGCGAGAACATGAGCGTCACTTCGGGTTTCGCGGCCTCGGCACAGCGCTGCCCGAATCGGCCCGGCCTGGTCGACGAACTCGGCACGCTGACCTGGCAACAGGTCGACCAGCAGGCCGACGCCCTGGCCGCCGGCCTGCAGGCACTGCCTGATGGTGAACCGAAGGTGCTCGGCATCATGGCCCGCAATCACCGCGGGTTCGTGCTGTCGCTGATCGCCGCCAACCGCATCGGCGCCGACGTGCTGCTGCTCAACACATCCTTCGCCGCGCCTGCGATGGCCGAGGTGATCAACCGCGAGTCGGTCGACGCCGTCATCTACGACGAGGAGTTCACCGACACCGTCGACCGCGCCCTCTCCGACCGGCCCACCGCCGCGCGGATCGTCGCGTGGACCGACACCCACGCCCACGACGTCACGGTGGCCAAGCTGGTAGAGCAGCACCGTGGCGAGGAGCCCCGGCGGGCCGAGGAGAAGAGCAAGGTGATCTTGCTGACCTCGGGCACCACCGGAACTCCCAAGGGCGCCAAGCATTCCGGCGGTGGCCCCGAGGTGCTCAAGTCGATCCTGGATCGCACCCCGTGGCACACCGAAGAGCGCGTCGTGATCGTCGCGCCGATGTTCCACGCCTGGGGTTTCTCCCAGCTGGCCTTCGCGGCCTCGATGGCCTGCACCATCGTCACCCGCCGCAAGTTCGACCCCGAGGCCACGCTCGAGCTCGTCGACCGGCACCGGGCCAAGGGCCTGTGCGTGGTGCCGGTGATGTTCGACCGGATCATGGAACTGCCCGAGAACGTGCTGAACCGCTATGACGGACGCACGCTGAGGTTCGCGGCGGCATCCGGATCGCGCATGCGGCCCGATGTCGTCATCGCATTCATGGACCGGTTCGGCGACATCATCTACAACAACTACAACGCCACCGAGGCCGGCATGATCGCCACCGCGACGCCGGCCGACCTGCGCGCCGCCCCCGATACCGCGGGCAGACCCGCCGAGGGCACCGAGATCCGCATTCTCGACACGGAGTTCCGGCAGGTGCCCACCGGGGAGGTGGGCACCATCTACGTGCGCAACTCGACCCAGTTCGACGGCTATACGTCCGGTACGACGAAGGATTTCCACGAGGGCTTCATGTCCTCGGGCGACGTCGGCTACCTCGACCAGGCGGGCCGGTTGTTCGTGGTGGGCCGCGACGACGAGATGATCGTCTCCGGCGGCGAGAACGTCTATCCGATCGAAGTGGAGAAGGTACTGGCCGGCCATCCCGATGTCGCGGAGGCCGCGGTGATCGGTGCCGACGACGCGCAGTACGGACAGCGGCTCGTCGCGTTCGTGGTGCTCTCCGGTGCGGTCACCCCCGATGAGCTCAAGGCGTATGTTCGAGAGAACCTGGCCAATTACAAAGTGCCGCGGGAGATCACCGTGCTCGCCGAGTTGCCGCGCAACAGCACCGGCAAGATCGACCGACGCCAACTCCAGGAGAAGGTGAATGGCTGA
- a CDS encoding 1-acyl-sn-glycerol-3-phosphate acyltransferase — MAATDIDPSEITKWDPGLTEKVMGFLRPLIKGYHRAEVRGLDSFPNGGALVVSNHSGGLFALDVPVFATGFYEKFGFERPVYTLSHDMLMTGPTAAFFKKTGFIRANHENADEALRSGGVVVVFPGGDYDVYRPTLSANKIDFAGRTGYIKAAINAGVPIVPMVGIGGQETQLFLSRGTGVAKALGPIARLARTKIVPVSFGFPFGLSAVLPLNVPLPSKIVMKTLEPIDIEAEFGENPDIDEVDAHVRRVMQRALDELAEERRFPVIG, encoded by the coding sequence GTGGCTGCGACCGACATCGATCCGTCCGAAATCACCAAGTGGGATCCGGGCCTGACCGAGAAGGTCATGGGCTTCTTACGGCCGCTCATCAAGGGCTACCACCGCGCCGAGGTGCGCGGGCTGGACAGCTTCCCCAATGGTGGCGCGCTCGTGGTGTCGAACCACTCCGGCGGCCTGTTCGCTCTGGACGTGCCGGTGTTCGCGACGGGCTTCTACGAGAAGTTCGGCTTCGAGCGCCCCGTGTACACCCTCAGCCACGACATGCTGATGACCGGGCCGACCGCGGCCTTCTTCAAGAAGACCGGATTCATCCGGGCCAACCACGAGAACGCCGACGAGGCCCTGCGCTCCGGGGGCGTGGTCGTGGTGTTCCCCGGCGGTGACTACGACGTGTACCGGCCGACCCTGTCGGCCAACAAGATCGACTTCGCCGGGCGCACCGGTTACATCAAGGCCGCGATCAACGCCGGCGTGCCGATCGTGCCGATGGTCGGCATCGGCGGCCAGGAGACCCAGCTGTTCCTGTCCCGCGGCACCGGGGTGGCCAAGGCCCTCGGCCCGATCGCGCGGCTGGCCCGCACCAAGATCGTGCCGGTGTCGTTCGGTTTTCCGTTCGGCCTGTCTGCCGTACTGCCGCTCAATGTGCCGTTGCCGAGCAAGATCGTGATGAAGACGCTGGAGCCGATCGACATCGAGGCCGAGTTCGGTGAGAACCCCGATATCGACGAGGTCGACGCGCACGTCCGCCGGGTCATGCAGCGCGCGCTGGACGAGCTGGCCGAAGAGCGCCGCTTCCCGGTGATCGGCTGA
- a CDS encoding alpha/beta hydrolase has product MAERRRLLAAAAELLNAANAVKPIGRRGYGTILAFAFGWPTSENAPLVITGSALDALRRAIRGDYRSASGRISLLLKTISWALLVLVHRRGVQSRRYFEDPVRETLADEYPSALRPLRRGEVYSTSMSRRRYVSKTVHYGPHRANLADIWMRPDLPRDGKAPVLLQVPGGAWMIGMRRPQSYPLMSHLAEQGWICVSIGYRISPRHPWPNHIIDVKQALAWVKANIAEYGGDPDAVCITGGSAGGHLTALAALTPNDPKWQPGFEDADTSVAAAVPVYGRYDWFSTAGTGRAEFVEVLERLIVKLPLAANDQVYKDASPITLVHPDAPPFFVLHGANDSLIPVGEGREFVAALRKVSNSPVVYAEIPHAQHAFDIFGSPRGHYTADAVAEFLNWARARVSSQNTAEIASGY; this is encoded by the coding sequence ATGGCTGAACGCCGACGGCTGCTCGCAGCGGCCGCTGAGCTGCTCAACGCTGCCAACGCAGTGAAACCGATCGGACGCAGGGGTTACGGCACGATCCTGGCCTTCGCGTTCGGCTGGCCCACCTCGGAGAACGCACCACTGGTGATCACCGGGTCGGCGCTCGATGCGCTGCGCCGCGCCATCCGTGGTGACTACAGGTCCGCGAGCGGACGAATCTCCTTGCTGCTCAAGACGATTTCCTGGGCATTGCTGGTGCTGGTGCACCGTCGCGGTGTGCAGTCCCGGCGCTACTTCGAAGATCCGGTACGCGAGACCCTGGCCGACGAGTACCCGTCGGCGCTGCGACCCCTGCGTCGCGGCGAGGTGTACTCCACGTCCATGAGCCGGCGTCGCTATGTGAGCAAGACCGTGCACTACGGCCCGCATCGGGCCAACCTCGCCGACATCTGGATGCGCCCGGACCTGCCCCGCGACGGCAAGGCGCCGGTGCTGCTGCAGGTACCTGGCGGGGCGTGGATGATCGGCATGCGCCGGCCCCAGTCGTACCCGCTGATGAGTCACCTGGCCGAGCAGGGCTGGATCTGCGTGTCGATCGGCTACCGGATCAGCCCGCGCCATCCCTGGCCGAACCACATCATCGACGTGAAGCAGGCGTTGGCCTGGGTGAAGGCCAATATCGCCGAGTACGGCGGCGACCCCGACGCGGTGTGCATCACCGGCGGTTCGGCAGGTGGGCATCTGACCGCACTGGCCGCGCTGACCCCCAACGATCCGAAGTGGCAGCCGGGTTTCGAGGACGCCGACACCTCCGTCGCCGCCGCGGTACCCGTGTACGGCCGCTACGACTGGTTCAGCACCGCCGGCACCGGGCGGGCCGAGTTCGTCGAGGTGCTGGAGCGGCTCATCGTCAAGCTGCCGCTGGCCGCCAATGATCAGGTGTACAAGGACGCCTCACCGATCACGCTGGTACACCCCGATGCCCCACCGTTTTTCGTGCTGCACGGCGCCAATGACTCCCTCATCCCGGTGGGCGAAGGCCGCGAATTCGTCGCCGCGCTGCGCAAGGTGTCGAACTCGCCGGTGGTCTACGCCGAGATTCCGCACGCCCAGCACGCCTTCGACATCTTCGGCTCACCGCGCGGGCACTACACGGCCGATGCCGTCGCGGAGTTCCTGAACTGGGCCCGCGCCAGGGTCAGCTCTCAGAACACCGCGGAGATCGCTTCCGGTTACTAG
- a CDS encoding arylamine N-acetyltransferase family protein, which translates to MGSSPSDSPSDSAFDLLGYLGRIGYDGSTQPDSDTLRGVIAAHGRTIPFENLDPLLGIPVADLSAAALSDKLVSRRRGGYCYEHNGLLGYALDELGYGVERLAGRVVWMKEPGAPLPALTHNVLAVMVPGEAGRYLVDVGFGGQTLSSPIRLQTGAVQQTRHEPYRLLQLPTRHEPEYELAAQVRGQWQPLYRFTAVPQPRIDLEVGSWYVSTHPGGVFIVGLSAALVTDDARINLRGRNLAIHSHGETERIRFGTAAEVLDALTGRFGVNLSDLDGVDVEARVAQVLDS; encoded by the coding sequence ATGGGCTCATCGCCATCTGACTCGCCGTCTGACTCGGCATTCGACCTGCTCGGCTACCTCGGCCGGATCGGCTATGACGGTTCGACTCAACCGGACTCCGACACCCTGCGGGGCGTCATCGCCGCACACGGCCGCACCATCCCGTTCGAGAACCTGGACCCGCTGCTGGGCATCCCGGTCGCCGATCTGAGTGCCGCGGCGCTGTCCGACAAGCTGGTCAGCCGGCGCCGCGGCGGCTACTGCTACGAGCACAACGGGCTGCTCGGCTACGCCCTCGACGAGCTGGGCTACGGCGTCGAACGTCTCGCCGGGCGGGTGGTCTGGATGAAGGAACCCGGCGCCCCGTTGCCCGCGCTCACCCACAACGTGCTGGCCGTGATGGTGCCAGGGGAGGCCGGGCGGTATCTGGTCGACGTCGGCTTCGGCGGGCAGACGCTGTCGTCGCCGATCCGGCTGCAGACCGGTGCGGTGCAGCAGACCCGCCACGAGCCCTACCGGCTGCTGCAGTTGCCCACCCGCCACGAGCCTGAGTACGAACTGGCCGCGCAGGTCCGCGGTCAGTGGCAGCCGCTGTACCGGTTCACCGCCGTGCCGCAACCGCGGATCGACCTCGAGGTCGGAAGCTGGTATGTCTCAACGCATCCCGGCGGGGTCTTCATCGTCGGGCTGTCCGCGGCGCTCGTCACCGACGATGCCAGGATCAACTTGCGCGGCCGGAATCTGGCGATCCACAGCCACGGTGAGACCGAACGCATCCGATTCGGCACCGCCGCAGAGGTTCTCGACGCGCTCACCGGGCGGTTCGGTGTCAACCTGTCCGATCTCGACGGCGTCGACGTGGAGGCGCGGGTGGCGCAGGTGCTGGACAGCTGA